In Thermodesulfobacteriota bacterium, the genomic stretch GCAAGCTTGACGTTATCGCGCTCATAAGACCGACAGGTAATTCTTTGGAAGAAGTCAGCACATTGAGGTGCTCTTCTTTAAACTCCAGAGCCTCTGCTTTTGGCTCGGCTTCCGTACGGGCAGCCTTTGCTAAAAAGGCATAGTCAAAGTGGTCCTGTTCGATTGTCTTTTTGGCTCGTTCACGAATTGCTTCCGCTTCAGGATGGTCTTTCATTTCGGAGAGCGCCTTGAGTTTCTCAAAGCCATTTTGACCAAGCTGGAATTTAAGCACCTGGTATTCGAATGCTGCTGGGTCGATCCGGCCCGCGGCCAGCATCTTGAACTGGCTCTCTGCGCTTATCGAGATTGGGTCGAGCACAGGTGTATGAATCAATATCGCAATGGCCATAACGATCAGCGAAACGGCAATGTTAACGGACCTCATTAGCCCAAGCCATATATTTTTTTTCACGAGAACGGCGACGGCATACCCGACGGAATAGAATGCCGCTATTAACGCGAATATCAGCGCGTATACCCGGTCAGGCATGAAACCATACTGGTCTATCCTAAGCCAGATTGAATAGAGCGTTATAGCTGCGTATGCGGGCAACGCGAGAAGCATCCCCTCAACACCCCTTCTAATCCACGCTGGATACGGCGGCTTCGAATTACCGTTCTGGAAGACCGCGTTTATGAAAATGACCGTACAGGCCAGGAGCAACAGGGTTATTACCGAAGACATTCTGGTATCCCATAGGGGCTTCAGGCCGGTGAACGGGAGCGCAAATATGAAAAGGAGAGCAATAATCGAAAGAAGTGGCATTAGTGTTTTAAAGACGAGCAACGCCACATTGCGCAGGGTTATCGTGACCGCGTTCAAGTCCTTGCCAATCATGATACCCAGGCCGAAGGCGACCGGGGTGGCGACGAGCATGAATTCTTTGGTAAAGAATATGTTCGCGAAGAAGGCTATCCCAATGAGATGGAAAAGCCCACCCCATAGGCCGATAAGACCCCAGAAAATACCCGTAAAAAGAAGGGCTATTGCCGCGACAAAGAAATTATTCCAGCTGTGTTTGAAGAGATCCGTATAGGGAAATTTTAGGCTTCCGTTTTCGACGAAGACCTGTAAATATGGGATGAAAATATAAAGTGAACATGCTGAGCCAAAGAAAAGAGTAGTTATACGATTATTATCCCCTTTAAAGGGTACACCCCAGGCTGGGAGCATCGAAATAGTCCACGCGGTAATCGCTGCGTAAACGAGGCCGGTTGATAAGGAAATTAAGAAAAGTGGTATCCTGCATCTGTTCGTCCAGCCAAACTGCAGGACAAGACCTGATATGATTGCAAAAGCCGAAATGCTGGCAAGGAAAATGTTATTGTTTTTTCCAAAAAGGGATGACTCGTCCACACCCCAGTATGAGGTGGATATCCAGAATATGAGTCCTTGGAAAAAGCCGGTCAGGATATTTATTAATAATCTGGCATATTTTTCCGAAATATACATATTTCATACATATCGGAATACAAAAAAGAAAACTTTATAAAAAATTTAACAAAACCGATAATCTAAACGAAATATCAGCTTACAAAAGTGAATTGTTCTGAGCAGTAGTAGTAAAAGGTTTTAAAAAAAGTAAGTTGGCGGATGCGGGGCGCGAACAGCGGAGAAAATTCATAACCTTTTGATTGCGCTAATTTGTTTCTGTCTTTTTGGATGGTGAAGTCTTGTATGGTGGGCTGCGCCCACCTTTTTATTTTAGAGAAACGGTCAGAAACCCCCGGCCTTTCAAGGCCGGGGATGAATGGCCGCCCGTAGCGAAGCCAGCGTAAGCTGGCGTAGCGGAGGCAATATCGCCTCACGGTTTCCCGATACCCCGGCCTTCAGGCCGGGGAGAGGTTCATAGTAGTGGTGCCCGAGGCCGGGGTCGAACCGGCACGGTGTTGCCACCTCGGGATTTTAAGTCCCGTGCGTCTGCCAATTCCGCCACTCGGGCCTTATTGGTGGAAGCGTTGCAGATTCGTGAAAAATAACAGAAATAGGGCGTACTGTCAACATCCGGTCCTTGCTGCACCCGCACGCATGATTAAAAAAAATCCCGCCTTTTCTTGACAATCTCAAAACTGCTGGTAGAGTCCTTGCCATTAAGTAAACTGCCACTTGACAATCCAATTCTCATTCAGGGAGGGCTGCATGATGAGATTTCTGTTGGGTGCCGCTGGCGTTATCGCTTTTCTCGCTCTGTCGCTCCTTCTTCCATGCGAATCCTCTGCCGTGCCCGCCTTTTCGCGGCAGACAGGAATGGCGTGCAATTCCTGTCATTTTCAGCATTTCCCCACGCTCAATTCCTTTGGCCGCGCCTTCAAATCCGGAGGGTACACCATGACAGGCGGCCAGAGCATGATAGATGGCGACTTCCTTTCACTGCCCTCGGCTCTCAACGCCTCTTTTGTCACAAAGGTGCGATACCAGAAAAGGGACGGGGATTCCAACCACCCGGACGCCGGACCCGGAGACAAGGAACTCAACAAGGGGCAGCTCCAGTTTCCTGACGAGGCCGCCCTCCTTCTGGGCGGCAGGGTCGGCGAGCACGTAGGCTTTCTCCTGGAGGCCTCTCTCAAGGACGGAGATTCGCGCTTCACCTCCTTCAAGATACCGTTCGTCCACGAAATGAAAGGCGTGAGCGTAAACGTCGTCCCGTTCACTACAGACGCCTTCGGCCCGGCATACGGCCTTGAGCTCCTGAATACCGGGGCCTTGAGGCTCCAGAGGGCAATAGAGCACCGCACGGAAACATCCGCCCAGCAGTATCTGGGCACGGCCACGTCCGCAACCGGCATCACTTTGGGGGCGGCGCACCAGCTCTGGTTTGCGAATTACACCCTGTGGTCCAACGAGCACTCGTCTGAGATAGCTTCCGGCCCTTATCTCCATTACGGCAGGGCGGCTTTTACGCCGACATTCGAGGGATGGGACTTGGGGCTTGGCGCGCAGGTCTGGGCAGGCAGGGAGACTAATATCAGCACTGACTCGGACGACGATACGGCCCTGAACGTCACCCGGAAGGAGGCCAAGGCCTGGGCGATTGACGCGCAGGCGCAGGGCACAGCGGGAGAGCTCCCCATTGGCGTGTATCTCACGTACGCGAGAGCGGCAAAATCTGACGGGGCGCCGGGCGAAGGCGGGAACATCTTCAATGAGAGCCAGGAAAAGGACAGAAAGGCTTGGACGATTTTGGCAGAGGTCGGCGTGGTGCCTGGCAAGCTCACTGCGGCGGCGGCTTACCGTCATGGACGGAGCGGCGCCGCAGGGGACGACAAGGACAACGCCACCACGCTGGGGCTTGTCTACACCCCACTTCAAAACATACAGGTTCAGATCGACTCAACATGGTATTCCGGCGGCGGCGGGCCGGGGCCTGGACAGGGAGACAACCTTACGACCCTGATGCTCTTCGCCGCGTTCTGAAAAGCCGACCAGGCTGTGCCGCCTGGCGCTCAAAAGTCATAGCCCGCTTTCAATAAGGCTCAGAACAAAGGACCCCGCCTTGAGCGGGGTCCTTTTCGCGGGGCACTGCCGCGCCGCCAGAAAACTTCCTTCCATTCGCATCCGGCTCCGCTATCTTTCCACCTTCACCGTTACCTTGGCGCTCTTCGAAGTCGCGCCGTAGTCGTCCTTGATATTGTAGTAGAAGTAGTCAAAGCCGGTGAAGCCTGCCGCCGGGGTGAACGTCACTGTGCCGTCCGTGTTATTTACGACCGTGCCGCCCCGGCCTGGCCTGCTGAGGACAATAACGCTCTCCCTGATGATAATGCCGTCGATGTCGTAGTCGTTTGCGGCAACGTCTATCAGTATCGGAGTGTTGATCCTGGTGGTCGCATAATCCACGACCGCTACGGGGGGCTTGTTCGATTTGACGCTGACCGTGACCCTCGTCGTGTTGCTCAAGTC encodes the following:
- a CDS encoding DUF4153 domain-containing protein, with protein sequence MYISEKYARLLINILTGFFQGLIFWISTSYWGVDESSLFGKNNNIFLASISAFAIISGLVLQFGWTNRCRIPLFLISLSTGLVYAAITAWTISMLPAWGVPFKGDNNRITTLFFGSACSLYIFIPYLQVFVENGSLKFPYTDLFKHSWNNFFVAAIALLFTGIFWGLIGLWGGLFHLIGIAFFANIFFTKEFMLVATPVAFGLGIMIGKDLNAVTITLRNVALLVFKTLMPLLSIIALLFIFALPFTGLKPLWDTRMSSVITLLLLACTVIFINAVFQNGNSKPPYPAWIRRGVEGMLLALPAYAAITLYSIWLRIDQYGFMPDRVYALIFALIAAFYSVGYAVAVLVKKNIWLGLMRSVNIAVSLIVMAIAILIHTPVLDPISISAESQFKMLAAGRIDPAAFEYQVLKFQLGQNGFEKLKALSEMKDHPEAEAIRERAKKTIEQDHFDYAFLAKAARTEAEPKAEALEFKEEHLNVLTSSKELPVGLMSAITSSLQGCGDILALCVKQKDCAVFSRNMDDDMEEEYIFVQSEISCGGLHLFDRVDGQNWSYIGEMRQTGDDIKSRSSLIKAIEEATLMPAVPKYLDLENTGNEKWHFELSNGKRVY